The proteins below come from a single Arthrobacter crystallopoietes genomic window:
- a CDS encoding ATP-dependent Clp protease ATP-binding subunit, producing the protein MPLFFGPAASGSGSFDEFLARYLQGQRAAQARRPIDITRLLSRRSHELLGHAARFATDHGHSEVDALHILRVMVEQEPTASHLKQAGAAPAAIAKAAEQRLPGESDEKPDTPPSLTQSAQRILLDAHQVARSFGSTYIDPEHLFIAFVLNTESPAGQVLAAAGVTPQSLQEGAREAQTNGAGDRQGSAAATEKSQTPMLDQFGTDLTALARENKLDPVIGRSEEIEQTIEILARRTKNNPVLIGEAGVGKTAIAEGLAQAIEAGDVPQQLRGKRVVSLDLPGMLAGTRYRGDFEERLTKTMDEISANSQSMIVFIDELHTVVGAGGSGEGGMDAGNILKPRLARGELHLVGATTLGEYRKIEKDPALERRFQPVTVGEPSVEDAIRILAGLKDRYEEHHGVTYTDEAIRAAVEMSARYITDRFLPDKAIDLIDQAGARLSLQRGPRVDVAALREQAAALEASKDAAVAEEHYEEASRLRDGIEALNQQIAAAEGPQAGHSATEASDGGASTGVVRSPSVVGETEIAAIIARATGIPAARLTEGDRERLARLEEDLHQRVIGQDDAVTAIARSVRRNRTGMGDEGRPVGSFLFLGPTGVGKTELAKALAESLFGDEKAMARFDMSEFGERHTVSRLVGAPPGYVGYDEAGQLTERVRRQPYSVVLLDEIEKAHPDVFNLLLQVLDDGRLTDSQGRTVDFRNTVVIMTSNLGSEFLASKGGALGFTANNEGDGFGSEPELRARVMGRLRESMRPEFLNRIDEIVLFRKLNQEQLRQIVRLQLGKTQARLQTQGISLTVSEEAVGWIAEAGYEPEYGARPLRRVIQRELDDRIADLLVTEALHDGGRVTVSVDGGQLRVSASVEAPMAA; encoded by the coding sequence ATGCCATTGTTCTTCGGACCCGCAGCATCAGGCAGCGGCTCATTCGACGAATTCCTGGCCCGCTACCTGCAGGGCCAGCGGGCCGCCCAAGCCCGGCGCCCCATCGACATCACCCGGCTGCTTAGCCGCCGCTCGCATGAACTGCTCGGTCACGCGGCTCGCTTCGCCACCGACCACGGCCACTCCGAGGTCGACGCACTGCACATCCTGCGCGTCATGGTGGAACAGGAGCCGACAGCCAGCCACCTCAAGCAGGCCGGCGCCGCACCGGCCGCCATCGCCAAGGCCGCTGAGCAGCGCCTGCCGGGAGAATCGGACGAAAAGCCGGACACTCCGCCGTCGCTCACCCAGTCGGCACAGCGCATACTGCTGGACGCCCACCAGGTAGCCCGGTCCTTCGGGTCCACTTACATTGATCCCGAGCACCTCTTCATCGCGTTCGTCCTCAATACGGAGTCACCCGCGGGACAGGTACTTGCAGCTGCGGGCGTTACACCGCAGTCGCTGCAGGAAGGTGCCAGGGAAGCCCAGACGAACGGTGCTGGCGACCGGCAGGGCTCAGCCGCGGCCACCGAAAAGTCGCAGACTCCGATGCTGGACCAGTTCGGTACAGACCTGACCGCCCTGGCCCGTGAAAACAAGCTGGATCCGGTGATTGGCCGGTCGGAGGAAATCGAGCAGACGATCGAGATCCTGGCCCGGCGTACCAAGAACAACCCGGTGCTGATCGGCGAAGCCGGCGTGGGCAAGACCGCTATCGCGGAAGGCCTGGCGCAGGCGATCGAGGCCGGCGACGTCCCGCAGCAGTTGCGCGGCAAGCGCGTGGTCTCCCTCGACCTGCCCGGCATGCTGGCCGGAACCCGCTACCGCGGCGACTTCGAGGAGCGGCTGACCAAGACGATGGACGAGATCAGCGCCAACAGCCAGAGCATGATCGTGTTCATCGACGAACTGCACACCGTGGTCGGCGCGGGCGGTTCCGGTGAGGGCGGGATGGACGCCGGCAACATCCTCAAACCGCGCCTGGCCCGGGGCGAACTGCACCTGGTCGGCGCCACCACGCTCGGCGAGTACCGCAAGATCGAGAAGGATCCGGCGCTGGAACGCCGCTTCCAGCCGGTCACGGTAGGCGAGCCAAGCGTCGAGGACGCCATCCGGATCCTCGCTGGCTTGAAGGACCGTTACGAGGAGCACCACGGCGTCACCTACACCGATGAGGCGATCCGCGCCGCCGTCGAAATGTCCGCCCGGTACATCACCGACCGCTTCCTGCCGGACAAGGCGATTGACCTGATCGACCAGGCGGGCGCGCGGCTGAGCCTGCAGCGGGGTCCGCGCGTCGACGTCGCGGCACTGCGCGAACAGGCCGCCGCCCTGGAAGCATCCAAGGACGCCGCGGTAGCAGAGGAGCACTATGAGGAAGCCTCCCGCCTGCGCGACGGGATCGAGGCGCTGAACCAGCAGATCGCCGCCGCCGAGGGACCGCAGGCCGGCCACAGCGCAACGGAAGCCAGCGACGGCGGCGCGAGCACCGGCGTCGTACGCTCACCGTCCGTGGTGGGCGAGACCGAGATCGCGGCGATCATCGCCCGCGCCACCGGCATTCCCGCCGCACGGCTGACCGAGGGCGACCGCGAGCGCCTCGCCCGGCTTGAGGAAGACCTGCACCAGCGGGTCATCGGGCAGGACGACGCCGTGACCGCCATCGCCAGATCCGTGCGCCGGAACCGCACCGGCATGGGCGACGAAGGCCGGCCCGTGGGCAGCTTCCTGTTCCTCGGCCCCACCGGAGTGGGCAAAACCGAGCTCGCCAAGGCTCTGGCCGAGTCGCTGTTCGGCGATGAGAAGGCCATGGCCCGCTTCGACATGAGCGAGTTCGGCGAGCGCCACACCGTTAGCCGCCTGGTCGGGGCTCCCCCGGGCTACGTCGGCTACGACGAGGCCGGCCAGCTGACCGAACGCGTGCGGCGCCAGCCGTACTCCGTGGTGCTGCTCGACGAAATCGAGAAGGCCCATCCGGACGTGTTCAACCTGCTGCTCCAGGTGCTCGACGACGGCCGCCTCACCGACAGCCAGGGGCGCACGGTGGACTTCCGCAACACCGTGGTCATCATGACCTCGAACCTCGGCTCGGAGTTCCTGGCCAGCAAGGGCGGCGCTCTGGGGTTCACCGCCAATAACGAAGGCGACGGCTTCGGCTCCGAACCAGAGTTGCGCGCCCGGGTGATGGGCCGGCTGCGCGAGAGCATGCGGCCGGAGTTCCTCAACCGGATCGACGAGATCGTGCTGTTCCGCAAGCTCAACCAGGAGCAGCTGCGGCAGATTGTCCGGCTGCAGCTGGGCAAGACCCAGGCCCGGCTCCAGACCCAGGGCATCAGCCTGACGGTCAGCGAGGAAGCCGTGGGGTGGATCGCCGAGGCCGGTTACGAACCGGAGTACGGCGCCCGGCCGCTGCGCCGCGTCATCCAACGCGAGCTCGATGACCGGATCGCGGACCTGCTGGTGACCGAGGCACTGCATGACGGCGGACGGGTCACCGTGAGCGTCGACGGTGGGCAGTTGCGGGTTTCCGCGAGTGTGGAAGCACCGATGGCCGCGTAA
- a CDS encoding GYD domain-containing protein, translating into MPLYLSRFSYTPETWARLISKPEDRRQAAQAYIEAVGGKLHGFWYAFGSYDGYTLWEAPDNVSMAAVALAITGGGALSTLETTVLMTVDDTMQALRHADQVRYRAPGT; encoded by the coding sequence ATGCCGCTCTATCTTTCAAGGTTCAGCTACACACCGGAGACCTGGGCCAGGTTGATCAGCAAGCCGGAGGACCGGCGCCAGGCCGCACAGGCGTACATCGAGGCGGTCGGCGGCAAGCTCCACGGCTTCTGGTACGCCTTCGGTTCCTATGACGGATATACGCTCTGGGAAGCTCCGGACAACGTTTCCATGGCCGCGGTAGCGCTCGCCATCACCGGAGGCGGTGCGCTGAGCACCTTGGAAACCACTGTGCTGATGACGGTCGACGATACGATGCAGGCGCTGCGGCACGCCGACCAGGTCCGCTACCGCGCCCCCGGCACCTGA
- a CDS encoding flavin reductase, which translates to MQQTFENAVANAWEAAWDRGEVEALAALVTPDYVRVSKGSGKASSLTQHQNEILAIREGFPDLVTTVDAVVVNGETAAIFWTSTGTHTAPFMGVPPTGRQVQTRGSNFLTMENGRIKQETVTWDSSELLASLGIRHLGDAMAPADPGVVVDSLAGEPDLEIMKTFNRQFVTGVTVVTTNENGVPKGLAVNAYASVSLEPPLVMVCIQKTSSTYPALFASSHLGINILSNQQKDTVSTFASKSADKFADLDWHTGPNGSPLIDGSSAALEAEIRERFQAKTHTIFICRVRHAEVSETAPMVYQAGRFFDSEGLSQL; encoded by the coding sequence ATGCAACAGACTTTTGAGAACGCAGTAGCGAACGCTTGGGAAGCCGCTTGGGACCGGGGGGAAGTGGAAGCGCTTGCAGCGCTGGTCACTCCTGATTACGTCAGGGTCAGCAAGGGTAGTGGAAAGGCCTCTAGCCTCACGCAACACCAAAATGAAATCCTCGCGATCAGGGAAGGGTTCCCAGACTTGGTGACTACCGTCGACGCTGTAGTCGTGAACGGTGAGACCGCGGCGATCTTCTGGACCTCAACGGGAACGCATACGGCTCCGTTCATGGGCGTACCGCCCACGGGACGCCAAGTACAGACACGCGGTTCCAATTTCCTGACCATGGAGAACGGCCGGATCAAGCAGGAAACCGTTACCTGGGACAGCAGCGAACTGCTCGCGTCCCTCGGCATCCGCCACCTGGGCGACGCGATGGCACCGGCAGACCCAGGCGTCGTCGTCGATTCTCTCGCGGGTGAGCCAGACCTCGAAATCATGAAAACCTTCAACAGGCAGTTCGTGACCGGCGTTACCGTGGTCACAACGAACGAAAACGGCGTTCCCAAGGGGCTGGCAGTCAACGCCTACGCGTCCGTTTCGCTGGAACCGCCGCTGGTCATGGTCTGCATCCAGAAAACGTCCTCCACCTACCCCGCCCTGTTCGCTTCGAGCCACCTGGGCATAAACATCCTTAGCAACCAGCAAAAAGACACCGTTTCCACTTTCGCATCAAAATCCGCGGACAAGTTTGCCGACCTGGACTGGCACACCGGACCCAACGGATCACCGCTGATCGACGGATCTTCCGCGGCGCTTGAAGCCGAGATCCGGGAACGCTTCCAGGCGAAGACCCACACCATCTTCATTTGCCGCGTACGCCACGCAGAAGTGAGCGAGACGGCGCCGATGGTATATCAGGCAGGCCGCTTCTTCGACAGCGAAGGCCTGTCCCAGCTCTGA
- a CDS encoding multicopper oxidase family protein: MRQAQAQILPTKKTGILGYNGIFPGPTIELDQGTKAVVHMRNRMPKNHPQWNHHLLAASTHLHGSASLPQYDGYASDVIQPGFCKDYHYPNFQPARTLWYHDHGVHFTAQNVYSGLAGVYVMHDEVERELLPQGDFDVPLVVSDAMFASNGSLAYDDRERSGLWGDVILVNGQPWPVMKVQPRVYRFRVLNASISRSYRFALSSGQPFHIVGTDGGLMPATQSVKNFRQGMAERYEVLIDFSKYTPGTRVELKNLSNENNRDYDHTNKVMRFDVVAAAADMKSDPKWNHIPTTLVDSEVMSLTDDDADKKRRFRLEKDGVVEPWTFNGVTWEDVIASNFKLASADPALNSVELWEIENKSGGWFHPVHIHLVDFRVLSRNGKAPFAWERGPKDVVYVGENEKVDLVMRFGPHEGRYMVHCHNLPHEDHSMMFQFRVGLGEDDPDPCDPMTAAMAELDTDPD; this comes from the coding sequence ATGCGCCAAGCGCAAGCCCAGATCCTGCCGACCAAGAAAACCGGAATTCTGGGCTACAACGGAATATTTCCTGGTCCGACGATCGAGCTCGACCAAGGCACCAAGGCCGTTGTGCACATGCGCAACCGAATGCCGAAGAACCACCCGCAGTGGAACCATCACCTGTTAGCGGCATCGACGCATCTGCATGGTTCAGCGTCGCTGCCTCAGTATGACGGCTACGCAAGTGACGTCATCCAACCAGGCTTTTGCAAGGACTACCACTACCCGAATTTCCAGCCTGCACGGACTCTTTGGTACCACGACCACGGCGTGCATTTCACCGCACAGAACGTTTATTCCGGGCTGGCCGGGGTGTATGTGATGCATGACGAGGTGGAACGGGAATTGCTGCCGCAAGGCGACTTTGATGTGCCCCTAGTGGTCAGCGATGCGATGTTCGCGTCCAACGGTTCCCTCGCCTATGACGATCGCGAACGCTCCGGTCTCTGGGGCGACGTCATTCTGGTCAACGGGCAGCCATGGCCGGTGATGAAGGTACAGCCTCGGGTCTACCGTTTCCGGGTCCTCAACGCCTCCATTTCGCGGTCCTACCGGTTCGCCCTCAGCAGCGGCCAGCCCTTCCACATAGTCGGAACGGACGGCGGCCTCATGCCGGCGACCCAGTCCGTCAAGAATTTCCGCCAGGGCATGGCAGAGCGGTACGAGGTCCTGATCGACTTCAGCAAATACACGCCCGGGACACGGGTGGAGCTGAAGAACCTCTCCAACGAAAACAACCGTGATTACGACCACACCAACAAAGTGATGAGGTTCGACGTCGTTGCTGCCGCCGCCGACATGAAGTCGGACCCGAAGTGGAACCACATTCCTACCACATTGGTGGACAGCGAAGTCATGTCACTGACCGACGACGACGCAGACAAAAAGCGACGCTTCCGGTTGGAAAAGGACGGCGTGGTTGAACCGTGGACTTTCAACGGCGTCACGTGGGAAGACGTGATTGCCAGCAACTTCAAGCTGGCCAGCGCAGATCCAGCGTTGAACTCGGTCGAGCTGTGGGAGATCGAGAACAAGTCCGGCGGGTGGTTCCATCCGGTGCACATCCATCTTGTCGACTTCCGGGTCCTCAGCCGCAACGGCAAGGCACCTTTTGCCTGGGAGCGGGGGCCGAAGGATGTGGTTTACGTCGGTGAGAACGAAAAGGTGGACCTGGTCATGAGGTTCGGCCCGCATGAAGGCCGCTACATGGTCCACTGCCACAATTTGCCGCACGAGGACCATTCCATGATGTTCCAGTTCCGGGTGGGCCTGGGCGAGGACGATCCGGACCCCTGCGATCCGATGACGGCGGCCATGGCTGAACTCGACACTGATCCGGACTAG
- a CDS encoding BCCT family transporter, which translates to MVQQITRPTADDVPKDNLPDEPEDTGSRRLGAVFWSSIALIAAFVLWSSVSPQSLGDVMTASMNWVAASVGWSYLVVTLLCIGLMLYLGLSRFGGIRLGSDTDRPEYSTWAWLAMILSAVMGIGLISYGVAEPISHFMAPPHALAQPETMEAAVRAMQFSFFDWGPHAWAVFGIFGLAIGYSTHRKKRPGLVSPMLRPIFGKLVDGWFGKMIDVFAIIATLFGTTTSLGLGASQIAEGLGRVFGVSSGLVTQILIIAVVTILFTLSALSGVNRGIKYISQITMTLSLALAIYVFIAGPTNFISNLFFRSVGQYFSDFLQVSLITPSTPDDLQWMQWWTYFMMAWWLSWGAFVGVFLAKISRGRTIRQFVAGVLGVPSLVFFAWFTIFGGSAIQMDMNGAGIGAATTENINSAFFAMLENLPLVQLTAVVTVVLVALFFISGADANTFVLSMLSSKGSLEPSKPVLGLWGGLTGACAVLLLLVGGLTALQQAAMLSALPFTVIVALLGTCLVMELRKDREFEALRHARLKDLDEKGKNTPA; encoded by the coding sequence ATGGTTCAACAAATCACCCGTCCGACGGCGGATGACGTGCCTAAAGACAACCTGCCGGACGAGCCGGAAGACACCGGATCGCGGCGTCTTGGTGCCGTTTTCTGGTCGTCCATCGCCCTGATCGCGGCCTTTGTCTTGTGGTCTTCGGTGTCGCCTCAGAGTCTGGGCGACGTCATGACGGCCAGCATGAACTGGGTAGCAGCCTCCGTGGGGTGGAGCTACCTAGTGGTGACTCTGCTGTGCATTGGTCTCATGCTCTACCTGGGCCTCAGCCGCTTTGGTGGCATCCGACTCGGTTCCGATACCGACCGGCCCGAATACAGTACATGGGCCTGGCTCGCCATGATCCTGTCGGCTGTGATGGGGATCGGCCTCATCAGCTACGGTGTGGCGGAACCCATCTCCCATTTCATGGCCCCGCCGCATGCTCTGGCGCAGCCCGAAACGATGGAAGCCGCAGTCCGAGCCATGCAGTTCAGCTTCTTCGATTGGGGCCCGCATGCCTGGGCAGTCTTCGGAATTTTCGGTTTGGCGATCGGGTATTCAACGCACCGTAAGAAGCGCCCCGGCCTGGTTTCCCCGATGCTGCGTCCGATCTTCGGCAAGCTGGTGGACGGTTGGTTTGGCAAGATGATCGACGTTTTCGCCATCATTGCCACTCTCTTTGGCACCACGACTTCGCTGGGGCTGGGCGCTTCGCAGATCGCCGAGGGCTTGGGACGGGTGTTCGGGGTCTCGTCCGGCCTCGTCACCCAGATACTGATTATTGCTGTGGTAACCATCCTGTTCACGCTGTCGGCGCTTTCCGGTGTCAACCGCGGCATCAAGTACATCAGCCAGATCACTATGACGCTGTCGCTGGCGCTGGCCATCTATGTCTTCATTGCCGGCCCCACCAACTTCATTTCCAACCTGTTTTTCCGGTCTGTCGGGCAGTACTTCAGCGACTTCCTGCAGGTCAGCCTGATAACCCCCAGCACTCCGGATGATCTGCAGTGGATGCAGTGGTGGACCTACTTCATGATGGCTTGGTGGCTCAGCTGGGGCGCTTTCGTCGGAGTCTTCCTGGCGAAGATTTCCCGCGGCCGCACCATCCGCCAGTTCGTGGCAGGCGTGCTCGGCGTGCCCAGCCTGGTCTTCTTCGCCTGGTTTACCATCTTCGGCGGCTCCGCCATTCAGATGGACATGAACGGCGCGGGTATCGGTGCGGCGACAACCGAGAACATCAATAGCGCATTCTTTGCAATGCTGGAGAACCTACCGCTCGTCCAGCTCACGGCAGTAGTCACGGTTGTCCTTGTTGCCCTCTTCTTCATCTCGGGGGCCGATGCGAATACGTTTGTCCTGAGCATGCTGTCCTCGAAGGGCAGCCTGGAACCGAGCAAGCCGGTTCTCGGGCTTTGGGGCGGACTGACCGGAGCCTGCGCCGTTCTCCTGCTGCTGGTTGGCGGACTAACGGCCCTGCAGCAGGCGGCGATGCTCTCAGCGTTGCCCTTCACGGTCATCGTGGCACTCCTCGGAACATGCTTGGTCATGGAACTGAGGAAGGACCGGGAGTTCGAGGCTCTACGGCACGCACGGCTCAAGGACCTGGATGAAAAGGGTAAAAACACACCCGCTTAG
- a CDS encoding fibronectin type III domain-containing protein, with protein sequence MAANPPTGPGNIEIFAKRDMVAIEGYAAQAGQKADITVTRGGSVIGMTSGTVDTTGFLEVNHPGGVCWGMVTPNIQGGDEVKVQFADGSSDGAVTGSAKIDSVEKVELPATAAAGDVEGQVVVKGTYGEDVDPARMEVEIVNPDMRDMGIGERAIGWPSDDAPTTYAIEGTAANNEFTVTYGFFSAAERDAALAGDPAVATWQADATGGVEMQLGLTISEFKEIDGPGFGGCPAGPTGQAANPPANVFASANGSGSITATWERATVPADAPAITGYKLIAKDTVLNQEVSTYVGADATTATLRGLVDSQAYPVEVVAMNGQSSSTAASGGTVMVSDAAPSEPGAPAAASGVSVKDGAMAGSAEVTWTTAAANGSAVTGYRVDAMAADGTVAAKADAGAGATSATVTGLTAGTEYGFVVTAISTAGETPAEPVQYAVGSPELTAPTAPTVVRVVPGNGSANVEWLSATAGNTPITGYVLTATPESGAPIKVEAAANATSASLTGLTNGTTYTLSLVAASAAGNSEPASFGSNASVTLTPNDQLTGTAEFRTREREWRISGSASITTSNTITITNADGARIGTATVGADGAWTYRGRNSTSAYTPTIKVTSSAGGAATINATSRR encoded by the coding sequence ATGGCAGCCAATCCGCCAACAGGACCAGGCAACATCGAAATCTTCGCCAAGCGCGACATGGTCGCCATCGAAGGCTACGCGGCGCAGGCCGGGCAGAAGGCCGATATCACGGTCACCCGCGGCGGCAGCGTCATCGGCATGACCAGCGGCACCGTCGATACCACCGGCTTCCTTGAGGTCAACCATCCCGGCGGTGTCTGCTGGGGTATGGTCACGCCGAATATCCAAGGCGGCGACGAGGTCAAGGTGCAGTTCGCCGATGGCAGCAGCGACGGCGCCGTCACCGGATCCGCCAAGATCGATTCCGTCGAGAAGGTTGAGCTGCCGGCCACGGCAGCGGCCGGCGACGTGGAAGGCCAGGTTGTCGTCAAGGGCACCTACGGCGAGGACGTCGATCCCGCCCGGATGGAAGTCGAGATCGTCAACCCGGACATGCGCGACATGGGCATCGGCGAGCGCGCCATCGGTTGGCCGTCGGACGATGCGCCGACCACCTACGCCATCGAGGGAACCGCGGCGAACAACGAGTTCACGGTGACCTACGGCTTCTTCTCCGCGGCTGAGCGGGACGCAGCTCTGGCCGGCGATCCCGCGGTAGCCACCTGGCAGGCCGACGCCACCGGTGGGGTGGAGATGCAGCTCGGCCTGACCATCTCCGAGTTCAAGGAAATCGACGGCCCGGGCTTCGGCGGCTGCCCGGCCGGACCCACCGGCCAAGCCGCGAATCCGCCCGCCAACGTCTTCGCCAGCGCCAACGGCAGCGGCAGCATAACCGCCACCTGGGAGCGAGCGACAGTTCCGGCCGACGCTCCGGCCATCACCGGCTACAAGTTGATCGCCAAGGACACGGTACTCAACCAGGAAGTCAGCACCTACGTCGGTGCGGATGCAACCACCGCGACGCTGCGTGGACTCGTGGACAGCCAAGCTTACCCCGTAGAAGTTGTCGCGATGAACGGCCAGTCAAGCAGTACCGCTGCCTCCGGTGGGACCGTCATGGTCAGTGACGCCGCGCCCAGCGAGCCCGGTGCGCCTGCTGCGGCCAGCGGCGTAAGCGTTAAGGACGGCGCCATGGCCGGTTCAGCGGAGGTCACCTGGACCACGGCCGCCGCGAACGGTTCCGCCGTCACCGGTTACCGGGTGGATGCCATGGCCGCAGACGGCACCGTCGCAGCCAAAGCTGACGCCGGAGCCGGCGCAACTTCGGCCACGGTAACGGGCCTGACCGCAGGTACCGAGTACGGCTTCGTTGTCACTGCCATCAGCACGGCCGGAGAGACGCCGGCCGAACCCGTTCAGTACGCCGTCGGCTCACCTGAACTGACCGCACCTACTGCACCCACCGTGGTACGCGTCGTTCCCGGTAACGGCTCTGCCAACGTCGAGTGGCTGTCCGCCACCGCAGGCAACACTCCGATCACCGGCTATGTCCTCACCGCGACCCCGGAGTCCGGCGCACCTATCAAAGTTGAAGCGGCCGCCAATGCCACCAGCGCCTCACTCACCGGGCTGACCAACGGCACCACCTACACGCTGAGCCTCGTCGCCGCCAGCGCCGCGGGCAACAGCGAACCGGCATCCTTCGGATCCAATGCATCCGTGACGCTGACTCCCAACGACCAGCTGACGGGTACCGCCGAGTTCCGTACGCGGGAACGGGAGTGGCGCATCAGCGGCAGCGCCAGCATCACCACCAGCAACACCATCACTATCACCAACGCTGATGGCGCCCGTATCGGCACTGCCACCGTCGGAGCTGACGGCGCCTGGACCTACCGAGGCCGCAACTCCACCTCCGCCTACACACCGACTATCAAGGTGACATCCTCAGCTGGAGGAGCAGCGACGATCAACGCGACCAGCCGCCGCTGA
- the lepB gene encoding signal peptidase I, producing the protein MAGLLAIRIWVVEPAVVDSDSMEPTLNPGSLVFVFKAAPQLSGIHPGDVVVFQSPEDNSTVIKRVVAMGNQTVEVRDAVLFVDGVAPDEPFVDYKSIDGTHFSLRHVPPGEVFVMGDNRERSIDSRDFGTLPLSSLQGLVLGAGR; encoded by the coding sequence GTGGCCGGTCTTCTGGCCATCCGAATCTGGGTAGTGGAACCCGCCGTCGTCGACTCCGACAGCATGGAGCCCACGCTGAACCCGGGCAGCCTGGTGTTTGTTTTCAAGGCAGCACCTCAGCTGTCCGGGATCCATCCCGGCGACGTGGTTGTTTTCCAGTCACCCGAGGACAACTCGACGGTGATCAAGCGGGTGGTGGCAATGGGAAACCAGACCGTGGAGGTTCGGGACGCCGTGCTGTTTGTCGACGGCGTCGCTCCGGATGAACCGTTTGTGGATTACAAGTCCATTGACGGCACCCACTTCTCCTTGCGGCACGTTCCTCCTGGCGAGGTGTTTGTCATGGGAGACAACCGCGAGCGCTCCATCGATTCCCGAGATTTCGGCACGCTGCCGCTTTCTTCCCTCCAAGGCCTGGTGCTTGGAGCGGGAAGGTAG
- a CDS encoding alpha/beta fold hydrolase translates to MDIILVPGFWLDASSWSEVTPTLVAAGHTVHPLTLPGLESVNASRAGIRLRDHIDAVVAAVDGIDGPVVLVGHSGGGAIIHAAVDARPERVARAIYVDSGPLAEGGVINDELPAEDDEIPLPPWDGFDEADLVDLDDELRAAFRTQAIPQPRGVAYDKQHLADERRFDVPATVIACEFPSSVLTEWIASGHPYVAELARIRDVEYVDLPTGHWPQFTKPAELGAAILAAVER, encoded by the coding sequence ATGGATATCATCCTTGTGCCCGGATTTTGGCTGGACGCTTCCTCGTGGTCTGAGGTCACGCCGACGCTGGTCGCGGCAGGCCACACAGTCCACCCGCTAACGCTGCCAGGGCTGGAGTCCGTAAACGCATCGCGGGCGGGCATCCGGCTGCGGGACCATATCGACGCCGTTGTGGCGGCGGTCGATGGGATTGACGGGCCGGTAGTGCTTGTCGGCCACTCCGGAGGCGGTGCCATCATCCACGCCGCCGTCGATGCGCGGCCGGAGCGTGTGGCCCGCGCAATCTACGTGGATAGCGGTCCGCTGGCGGAGGGCGGCGTCATCAATGATGAGCTGCCGGCGGAGGATGATGAAATCCCGCTGCCGCCGTGGGACGGCTTTGACGAAGCTGATCTCGTGGATCTGGACGACGAACTTAGGGCGGCCTTCCGCACGCAGGCCATTCCACAGCCGCGCGGGGTCGCGTACGACAAACAGCACCTGGCCGACGAACGGCGCTTCGACGTCCCGGCCACCGTCATCGCGTGCGAGTTCCCGTCGTCAGTGCTCACCGAGTGGATCGCGTCCGGTCACCCCTATGTGGCAGAGCTGGCCCGGATCCGCGACGTCGAGTACGTCGACCTGCCCACAGGGCACTGGCCGCAGTTCACTAAACCTGCCGAGCTCGGCGCGGCCATCCTTGCCGCCGTCGAGCGTTGA